One window from the genome of Enterococcus haemoperoxidus ATCC BAA-382 encodes:
- a CDS encoding DUF2179 domain-containing protein produces MDIKMLVTIFVVNFSYITLNTIRFMLTMKGYRLIAPLVSMAEITIYVLGLSMVLNRLDNPLNLVVYALGYAVGISVGIKIEDYLALGYIMVTAILPSSTEQLNLPETLREHGYGVTQSFGAGREGERMILEILSPRKNERSLYKLINEKEPRAFIISYEPKFISGGFWTKKVRKRNN; encoded by the coding sequence ATGGACATTAAAATGCTTGTTACCATCTTTGTGGTCAATTTTTCTTATATCACATTGAATACGATCCGTTTTATGCTAACAATGAAAGGTTATCGTTTGATTGCACCTTTAGTCAGTATGGCCGAAATCACTATCTATGTATTAGGTCTAAGCATGGTGTTAAATCGATTGGATAACCCATTGAATCTAGTTGTCTATGCACTTGGTTATGCTGTTGGAATCAGTGTAGGAATTAAAATCGAAGACTATTTAGCTTTAGGCTATATTATGGTCACAGCAATCCTACCCTCTTCCACTGAACAATTAAATCTACCCGAAACGTTACGAGAACATGGCTATGGAGTGACTCAAAGCTTTGGAGCTGGACGCGAAGGTGAGCGAATGATTTTAGAGATTCTCTCTCCTCGTAAAAATGAACGTAGCTTGTATAAACTTATCAATGAGAAAGAGCCTAGAGCGTTTATTATCTCCTATGAACCTAAATTTATCTCAGGAGGTTTTTGGACGAAAAAAGTTCGTAAAAGGAATAATTAA
- a CDS encoding DUF1803 domain-containing protein: protein MEFTSYYFASNKNEEDLNKLICDPLFAKIVEYLSEHKEQEVILRQIKAAIPTDSNLELYLDKLIKYNLLERKNRRYSLTFPIYTMDKSIQLPDSITRAFRNITQESSMLNNCFVFGEWLWMLLFEDEQDNYFFGVKASPESQPIFRRREEGNDSLRFVSIYTDSLVPLDLANYFNLLSRRKDLPQNFEVLQNVIGDVDINYFIPQIQKVIRSIKRNKTRVDKQNIFQEALIMTGDLKRNTENQLFLAVPIIDSECACDEIQTILDKLQIELPPLWKTIHNQNQRIFFKQQLYSVLFKNCLPELDHISYFKL from the coding sequence ATGGAATTTACATCCTATTATTTTGCGTCAAATAAAAATGAAGAAGACTTAAATAAACTCATCTGTGATCCCTTGTTCGCTAAGATAGTAGAGTATCTTTCAGAACACAAAGAACAAGAAGTTATTTTACGTCAAATAAAAGCAGCAATACCAACAGATAGCAATTTGGAATTATACTTAGATAAATTGATCAAATACAATCTTCTTGAACGAAAGAATAGAAGATATTCTTTAACTTTTCCTATTTATACTATGGATAAATCCATACAACTCCCGGATTCAATCACTAGAGCATTTCGGAATATTACTCAAGAAAGCTCAATGTTAAATAATTGTTTTGTATTTGGTGAATGGCTTTGGATGTTGCTTTTTGAAGATGAGCAAGATAATTATTTTTTTGGTGTTAAAGCTTCTCCAGAAAGCCAACCTATATTCCGTAGAAGGGAAGAGGGGAACGATTCGTTGCGCTTTGTTTCTATTTATACGGACAGTCTTGTTCCACTAGATTTGGCAAATTATTTCAATTTACTTTCAAGAAGAAAAGACTTACCGCAAAATTTTGAGGTGTTACAGAATGTAATTGGGGATGTAGATATCAATTATTTTATTCCCCAAATTCAAAAAGTGATACGTTCTATCAAACGAAATAAGACCAGAGTCGATAAACAAAATATTTTCCAAGAGGCGCTCATAATGACAGGTGATCTGAAACGAAATACAGAAAATCAATTATTTCTTGCTGTTCCGATTATAGACAGTGAGTGTGCTTGTGATGAAATCCAGACTATCTTAGACAAACTCCAAATAGAATTACCACCATTATGGAAAACGATCCACAATCAGAATCAACGGATATTTTTTAAGCAGCAACTATACAGTGTATTGTTTAAAAATTGTTTACCTGAACTTGATCATATTAGTTATTTCAAATTATAG
- a CDS encoding manganese-dependent inorganic pyrophosphatase produces MSKILVFGHQNPDTDAIGAAISFAYLQKELGKDTEPVALGTPSEETQYALDYFNVDAPRVVESAAGETNQVMLVDHNEFQQSISDIAELTILAVVDHHRIANFETADPLYYRAEPVGCTSTIVLKLFKENNVTIPKQIAGMMVSAIISDTLLFKSPTCTQEDIDAANELADIAEINLNGYGLDMLKAGTNLSDKSAETLLDLDAKSFPMGDKNVRIAQVNTVDLNEVLNRQGELEAAMNSANAANGYDLFVLIITNILNSDSELLVIGDSLDKVEAAFKIKLDNNRAFLNGVVSRKKQVVPQLTEAFS; encoded by the coding sequence ATGTCAAAAATTCTTGTTTTTGGACACCAAAACCCCGATACAGATGCAATTGGAGCAGCAATTAGCTTTGCCTACTTACAAAAAGAACTAGGAAAAGATACAGAACCAGTTGCTTTAGGAACACCCAGTGAAGAAACACAATACGCACTAGATTATTTTAATGTAGACGCACCAAGAGTAGTTGAAAGTGCAGCGGGGGAAACAAACCAAGTAATGCTAGTTGATCATAATGAATTTCAACAAAGTATCTCTGATATTGCAGAATTAACTATTCTTGCGGTCGTTGATCACCATCGTATCGCTAACTTCGAAACTGCAGATCCGTTGTATTATCGTGCAGAACCTGTCGGTTGTACCAGTACGATCGTTTTAAAACTCTTTAAAGAAAATAACGTTACAATTCCTAAGCAAATTGCTGGAATGATGGTATCAGCGATTATTTCAGATACATTATTATTCAAATCACCAACATGTACTCAAGAAGACATTGATGCAGCAAACGAACTAGCAGATATCGCAGAAATCAATTTAAATGGTTATGGTTTAGATATGTTAAAAGCTGGCACAAATTTGAGTGATAAATCTGCTGAAACATTATTAGATTTAGATGCTAAAAGCTTCCCTATGGGGGATAAGAATGTCCGAATCGCGCAAGTCAATACAGTTGACCTAAATGAAGTTTTAAATCGTCAAGGTGAGTTAGAAGCTGCAATGAATAGTGCAAATGCTGCAAATGGTTATGATTTATTTGTATTGATCATTACAAACATTTTAAACAGCGATTCTGAATTATTAGTAATCGGAGATTCATTAGATAAAGTAGAAGCAGCCTTTAAAATAAAACTAGATAATAATCGAGCATTTTTAAACGGTGTTGTTTCTCGTAAAAAACAAGTTGTTCCTCAATTAACTGAAGCATTTAGTTAA
- the pflA gene encoding pyruvate formate-lyase-activating protein → MTTPITGRIHSTENFGTVDGPGVRFIVFTQGCRMRCQFCHNPDTWKIGSGGRVVTTDEVLDEAIKYRSYWGEKGGITVSGGEPLLQLEFLTDLFKKAKEKGIHTTIDTCGKPFTREEPFFSQFQELMNYTDLLLFDIKHIDNEQHKLLTSLGNENILEMAQYLSEIGKPVWIRHVLVPERSDYDDYLIRLDTFIKTLKNVDKVEVLPYHVMGKYKWDELGLDYPLEGIEPPKDDRVANAKKLLHVNDYQGYTSR, encoded by the coding sequence ATGACAACTCCTATAACTGGTAGAATCCATTCTACAGAAAATTTTGGAACGGTTGATGGTCCCGGTGTTCGTTTCATCGTATTTACACAAGGTTGCCGCATGCGTTGCCAATTTTGCCATAACCCTGATACTTGGAAAATCGGTTCTGGCGGACGCGTAGTTACGACTGATGAAGTTTTAGATGAAGCTATCAAATATCGTTCTTATTGGGGCGAAAAAGGCGGAATCACTGTAAGTGGCGGTGAGCCATTACTTCAATTAGAATTCTTAACAGACTTATTTAAAAAAGCGAAAGAAAAAGGAATACATACAACAATTGATACTTGTGGCAAACCTTTCACAAGAGAAGAACCATTTTTCAGCCAATTTCAAGAACTGATGAACTATACTGACTTATTATTATTTGATATCAAGCACATTGATAATGAACAACATAAGCTACTTACTTCACTAGGAAACGAAAATATTCTGGAAATGGCCCAATACCTTTCCGAAATCGGTAAACCTGTTTGGATTCGTCACGTATTAGTTCCTGAACGCAGTGATTATGATGACTACTTGATTCGCTTAGATACATTTATTAAAACATTAAAAAATGTCGATAAAGTCGAAGTTTTGCCATATCATGTAATGGGCAAGTATAAATGGGACGAATTAGGTTTAGATTATCCGCTTGAAGGGATTGAACCACCGAAAGATGATCGTGTAGCAAATGCTAAAAAATTGCTTCATGTCAATGACTATCAAGGTTATACATCAAGATAG
- the pflB gene encoding formate C-acetyltransferase, whose amino-acid sequence MEQWKGFKGEKWQKSVDTRDFIQRNYTEYTGDDSFLEPIAPSTDKLWTKLQELFEIQHEKNGVYDMDTNIPATVTSHEPGYLIKEEETIVGLQTDVPLKQAFMPFGGINMANNSLTSNGYEVDAEMSKIFTEWRKTHNQGVFDAYTPEMRSARKNKIITGLPDAYGRGRIIGDYRRIALYGMDFLIAEKKKDLSNTGNKVMTDDVIRLREEISEQIRAMADLKEMASTYGFDISKPAANAKEAIQWLYFGYLGAIKSQNGAAMSIGRISAFLDIYIQRDLEAGLITEFEAQEMIDHLIMKLRMVKFARTPEYNQLFSGYPIWATLSIAGMGLDGRSLVTKSDFRILHTLTNMGPSPEPNLTVLYSSHLPVGFRTFASKIAKQSSSIQFENDDLLRANWGSDDCAIACCVSATVMGKDMQFFGARANLAKAVLYAINGGVDEKTKMQVAPKFRPMTGDTLDYNEFIDRYKDIMDWLAELYVNTLNVIHYMHDKYSYEAAQLAFMESNLQRTFATGIAGISHAADSVMAIKHGNVKVIRDEDGLAIDYVPQNEFPTYGNDNEEADAMANWILEYFMTQIRRQHTYRNAKPTTSLLTITSNVVYGKATGNTPDGRRAGKPLAPGANPSYQDGKFLGEKNGLLASLNSTARLEYTSALDGISNTQTINPNGLGKDDDTRIDNLRNVMDGYFDKGGYHLNVNVFTNELLLDAQAHPEKYPNLTIRVSGYAVKFRDLTPEQQADVISRTSHDRL is encoded by the coding sequence ATGGAGCAATGGAAAGGCTTTAAAGGCGAAAAATGGCAAAAATCAGTTGACACACGTGACTTTATTCAAAGAAACTACACTGAGTACACAGGTGATGATTCTTTCCTAGAACCAATCGCACCAAGCACTGACAAATTATGGACAAAATTACAGGAATTATTTGAAATACAACATGAAAAAAATGGTGTATACGACATGGATACAAATATTCCTGCAACTGTAACGTCTCATGAACCAGGATATTTAATCAAAGAAGAAGAAACAATTGTCGGTTTACAAACAGATGTACCGTTAAAACAAGCATTCATGCCATTTGGCGGAATCAACATGGCCAACAACTCTTTAACTTCAAATGGTTATGAAGTAGATGCAGAAATGTCTAAAATCTTTACAGAGTGGAGAAAAACACATAACCAAGGTGTTTTCGATGCTTACACACCTGAAATGAGATCAGCTCGTAAAAATAAAATCATCACAGGTCTTCCAGATGCTTATGGTCGTGGTCGTATCATCGGTGACTATCGTCGTATTGCATTATACGGTATGGATTTCTTGATTGCTGAAAAGAAAAAAGATTTAAGTAACACTGGTAACAAAGTAATGACAGATGATGTTATTCGTTTAAGAGAAGAAATCTCTGAACAAATCAGAGCAATGGCTGATCTTAAAGAAATGGCATCAACTTACGGCTTTGATATTTCTAAACCAGCTGCAAACGCAAAAGAAGCAATCCAATGGTTATACTTTGGTTACTTAGGTGCAATCAAATCACAAAACGGTGCTGCTATGTCTATTGGACGTATTTCTGCATTCCTAGATATCTATATCCAACGTGATTTAGAAGCAGGATTGATCACTGAATTTGAAGCACAAGAAATGATTGATCACTTGATCATGAAATTGCGTATGGTTAAATTTGCTCGTACACCTGAATATAACCAATTGTTCTCAGGTTACCCAATTTGGGCAACATTATCAATCGCTGGTATGGGGCTAGACGGACGTTCATTAGTAACGAAGAGTGATTTCCGTATCTTGCACACATTAACAAACATGGGACCATCTCCAGAACCTAACTTAACTGTGTTATACTCTTCACATTTACCAGTTGGATTCAGAACGTTTGCTTCTAAAATTGCAAAACAAAGTTCATCTATCCAATTTGAAAATGACGATCTATTACGTGCTAATTGGGGATCAGATGACTGTGCGATCGCATGTTGTGTATCTGCAACAGTTATGGGTAAAGATATGCAATTCTTCGGTGCTCGTGCTAACTTAGCAAAAGCTGTTCTTTATGCAATTAATGGTGGGGTAGACGAAAAAACTAAAATGCAAGTAGCACCTAAGTTCCGTCCAATGACTGGCGACACTTTAGACTACAACGAGTTTATCGATCGTTATAAAGATATCATGGACTGGTTAGCAGAATTGTATGTAAATACATTAAATGTTATCCACTACATGCATGATAAATATTCTTATGAAGCAGCACAATTAGCCTTCATGGAAAGTAACTTACAACGCACATTTGCAACTGGTATTGCAGGGATTTCACATGCTGCTGATTCAGTAATGGCGATTAAACATGGTAATGTAAAAGTAATCCGTGACGAAGACGGTTTAGCAATTGACTACGTTCCTCAAAATGAGTTTCCAACGTATGGTAACGATAATGAAGAAGCGGATGCAATGGCTAACTGGATTCTTGAGTACTTCATGACTCAAATCAGACGTCAACATACGTACCGTAATGCGAAACCAACAACATCATTATTAACAATCACTTCCAACGTTGTTTACGGTAAAGCGACTGGTAACACACCAGACGGACGTCGTGCTGGTAAACCATTAGCACCAGGTGCCAACCCAAGTTACCAAGATGGTAAATTCTTAGGTGAGAAAAATGGTCTTTTAGCATCACTTAACTCAACTGCTAGATTAGAATATACAAGTGCATTAGATGGAATCTCTAATACACAAACAATCAATCCTAACGGTTTAGGTAAAGATGATGACACAAGAATCGATAACTTACGTAACGTAATGGATGGCTACTTCGATAAAGGTGGTTATCACTTGAACGTTAACGTGTTCACAAATGAGTTATTATTAGATGCGCAAGCACATCCAGAAAAATATCCTAACTTAACAATCCGTGTATCTGGATATGCTGTGAAGTTCCGTGACTTAACTCCTGAACAACAAGCAGACGTTATCTCAAGAACTTCACACGATAGACTGTAA
- the parC gene encoding DNA topoisomerase IV subunit A translates to MEKRQDIQELTLEEVMGDRFGRYSKYIIQERALPDIRDGLKPVQRRILFSMNKDGNTFEKSFRKSAKSVGNIMGNYHPHGDSSIYEAMVRLSQDWKLREVLIEMHGNNGSMDGDPPAAMRYTEARLSELSGELLKDIEKETVDFVWNFDDTEKEPTVLPAKYPNLLVNGSTGISAGYATEIPTHNLAEIIDGTIHLIDHPNATLDKLMEFIPGPDFPTGGILQGKEEIKKAYETGRGKVILRSKTRIEPLKGGKQQIIVTEIPYEVNKATLVKKMDEVRLNKKIDGIAEVRDESDRTGLQIAIELKKDTNAEGILNYLFKNTELQINYNFNMVAIDNMTPQQVGLKRILDSYITHRKQVITNRSQFELNKAKKRQHIVAGLIKALSILDKVIETIRGSKDKKDAKMNLVKAYAFTEEQAEAIVTLQLYRLTNTDITQLEKEAEELNQLVTELTKILSDEKELFSVMKKELREVKKQYGNPRLTQIENEIQEIKIDTKVLIAQEDVVVTVTHEGYIKRSSLRSYSASKPEEVGMKDGDFLLYTGEVNTLDHILLITNKANVIYRPVHELPDLRWKEIGEHISQAILNLSVDESIIAVYTYKELSPTKTFVFMTKEGMIKQSKMTDFEPWRTYKSRPTNCMKLKSETDEIVNVYLTNEQKILDVFLVSHRGFGLRYPLEEVPVVGAKAAGVKAMNLKEQDYVVNGLLVHEDGDTPIVMLTQRGSIKRMLAQELPQLGRAKRGLMVLRELKKNPHRVTFMSESSPLELLVTTQNGGQYTIDSQKYPINDRTSNGSFMLDEKQDGEILEVHEMHTAELEAKEEDAK, encoded by the coding sequence TTGGAAAAACGCCAGGATATTCAAGAATTGACGCTTGAAGAAGTAATGGGCGATCGTTTTGGAAGATATTCCAAATATATCATTCAAGAACGGGCCCTACCTGATATTCGTGATGGGTTAAAGCCTGTACAGCGTAGAATTTTATTTTCCATGAACAAAGATGGAAATACCTTTGAAAAAAGCTTTAGAAAATCCGCAAAGTCTGTCGGAAATATCATGGGGAATTATCATCCTCATGGTGATAGTAGTATATATGAAGCCATGGTTCGTTTAAGTCAGGACTGGAAGCTTCGTGAAGTCTTGATTGAAATGCACGGAAATAACGGAAGTATGGACGGTGACCCACCAGCCGCAATGCGTTATACCGAAGCTCGCTTATCTGAACTAAGTGGAGAGCTTTTAAAAGATATCGAAAAAGAAACAGTAGATTTCGTATGGAACTTTGATGATACCGAAAAAGAACCAACTGTTTTACCCGCTAAATATCCTAATTTACTTGTAAACGGTTCGACAGGAATCTCCGCAGGTTATGCAACAGAAATTCCTACGCACAATTTAGCTGAAATCATTGATGGTACGATTCACTTGATCGACCACCCAAATGCGACGTTAGACAAGCTGATGGAATTTATTCCCGGACCTGATTTTCCAACAGGTGGTATCTTACAAGGAAAAGAAGAAATCAAAAAGGCTTACGAAACTGGTAGAGGGAAAGTGATTCTTCGTTCAAAAACAAGAATTGAACCTCTAAAAGGTGGAAAACAACAAATCATTGTCACTGAAATCCCTTATGAAGTCAATAAAGCAACCTTGGTCAAAAAAATGGATGAAGTTCGCTTGAACAAAAAAATTGATGGTATCGCTGAGGTTCGTGACGAAAGTGACCGTACTGGATTGCAAATTGCCATTGAATTAAAAAAAGATACAAATGCTGAAGGTATTTTAAACTACCTATTCAAAAATACTGAATTACAAATCAATTACAACTTCAATATGGTTGCGATCGATAACATGACACCACAACAAGTTGGCCTAAAACGAATTTTAGACAGCTACATTACCCACCGCAAGCAAGTAATTACCAACCGAAGCCAATTCGAGTTGAATAAAGCTAAAAAGCGTCAGCACATTGTTGCAGGTTTGATTAAAGCTTTATCAATATTAGACAAAGTAATCGAAACGATTCGTGGTAGTAAAGACAAAAAAGATGCTAAGATGAATTTAGTCAAAGCCTATGCATTTACCGAAGAGCAAGCAGAAGCCATTGTTACGTTACAGTTGTATCGTTTAACTAACACAGATATCACTCAGCTTGAAAAAGAAGCCGAAGAACTGAATCAACTAGTTACTGAATTGACCAAAATCCTAAGTGACGAAAAAGAATTATTTAGCGTCATGAAAAAAGAATTACGGGAAGTTAAAAAACAATATGGCAATCCGCGCCTAACACAAATCGAAAATGAAATTCAAGAAATCAAGATCGATACAAAAGTTCTAATCGCTCAAGAAGATGTTGTCGTAACTGTTACACACGAAGGGTATATCAAACGTAGTAGTTTACGTTCGTACAGTGCGTCAAAACCGGAAGAGGTTGGCATGAAGGACGGAGACTTCCTGCTTTATACAGGTGAAGTCAATACGCTAGATCATATCTTATTGATTACTAATAAAGCCAATGTCATTTATCGACCAGTTCATGAACTTCCAGATTTGAGATGGAAGGAAATAGGTGAACATATTTCACAAGCTATTTTAAATCTGTCTGTTGACGAATCGATCATTGCTGTATATACCTATAAAGAACTATCTCCAACAAAAACATTTGTCTTTATGACAAAAGAAGGTATGATCAAACAAAGTAAAATGACAGATTTCGAACCTTGGAGAACTTATAAAAGTCGTCCAACGAACTGTATGAAATTAAAATCTGAAACAGATGAGATCGTAAATGTTTATTTAACTAACGAACAAAAAATCTTAGATGTCTTTTTAGTAAGTCATCGTGGTTTCGGCTTACGTTATCCGTTAGAAGAAGTCCCCGTAGTCGGTGCTAAGGCTGCTGGTGTCAAAGCAATGAATTTAAAAGAGCAAGATTACGTAGTGAACGGCTTGTTGGTTCATGAAGATGGTGATACACCAATTGTGATGTTAACACAACGAGGAAGCATCAAACGAATGCTAGCTCAAGAGTTACCTCAACTCGGACGGGCCAAACGCGGCTTGATGGTACTTAGAGAATTGAAAAAAAATCCTCATCGTGTAACCTTTATGTCTGAAAGCAGCCCATTAGAATTATTAGTTACAACACAAAATGGCGGACAGTATACGATTGACTCCCAAAAGTACCCAATCAATGATCGAACTTCCAATGGTTCCTTTATGCTTGATGAAAAACAAGATGGCGAAATTCTGGAAGTTCATGAAATGCATACTGCAGAATTGGAAGCAAAAGAAGAGGACGCTAAGTAA
- the parE gene encoding DNA topoisomerase IV subunit B, which translates to MAKKVNNEYNDASIQVLEGLEAVRKRPGMYIGSTDSRGLHHLVYEIVDNAVDEALSGYGNEISVTIQKDNSIKITDSGRGMPVGMHASGIPTVEVIFTVLHAGGKFGQGGYKTSGGLHGVGASVVNALSSWLEVRIVRDGVEYMERFENGGKPVGTLKKVGKTNKKNGTSVIFLPDDTIFSTIHFSYDTLAERLRESAFLLKGVKISLTDLRGEEPKEEIFHYDEGIKEFVAYLNEEKDTLTPVVYFSGEKDGIEVELSYQYNDGYSENVLSFVNNVRTKDGGTHEVGMKSSMTKAYNEYARKVGLLKEKDKNLEGSDFREGLAAVLSIRVPENLLQFEGQTKEKLGTPMARNAVDNVVGEQMGFYLQENSEMSQQLIRKAIKAREAREAARKAREESRNGKKRKKGESLLSGKLTPAQSRNPKRNELYLVEGDSAGGSAKQGRDRKFQAILPLRGKVLNTEKAKMQDILKNEEINTMIYTIGAGVGPEFSIEDCNYDKVIIMTDADTDGAHIQVLLLTFFYRYMKPLIEAGKIYIALPPLYKVSKGIGKKAVTEYAWTDEELSNVTEQVGKGYMLQRYKGLGEMNADQLWETTMDPETRTLIRVRIDDAAQAERRVTTLMGDKVEPRRKWIERHVQFTLEEDGSILDRKDGETEISPSISNEVLDEEKKEETERKNAETEAAEISLFDLE; encoded by the coding sequence TTGGCGAAAAAAGTAAACAATGAATACAATGACGCCTCCATTCAGGTTTTAGAAGGATTGGAAGCTGTACGAAAAAGACCAGGAATGTATATCGGCTCCACAGACAGTCGCGGTTTGCATCATTTAGTCTACGAAATCGTTGATAACGCAGTTGATGAAGCATTATCCGGTTACGGAAATGAAATCAGTGTAACGATTCAAAAGGATAATAGTATCAAAATCACCGACTCAGGACGAGGAATGCCTGTTGGGATGCATGCATCTGGAATTCCAACCGTTGAAGTAATCTTCACGGTTCTTCACGCAGGTGGAAAATTCGGTCAAGGTGGTTACAAAACATCAGGTGGACTGCATGGTGTAGGTGCTAGCGTAGTGAATGCATTATCTAGCTGGCTAGAAGTACGTATCGTTCGCGATGGTGTTGAATATATGGAACGTTTTGAAAACGGTGGAAAACCCGTTGGCACCTTAAAAAAAGTTGGGAAAACAAACAAAAAGAATGGAACTTCTGTGATTTTCCTTCCTGATGATACCATTTTTTCAACTATTCATTTTTCATACGATACATTAGCAGAGCGACTTAGAGAATCTGCATTTCTATTAAAAGGTGTTAAAATTTCCCTAACAGACCTTAGAGGGGAAGAGCCAAAAGAAGAAATTTTCCATTATGATGAAGGAATCAAAGAATTCGTGGCCTATCTTAATGAAGAAAAGGACACATTAACACCCGTTGTCTATTTTTCAGGTGAAAAAGATGGCATTGAAGTTGAACTTTCTTATCAATATAATGATGGCTATTCAGAAAATGTCCTTTCATTCGTAAATAACGTACGGACAAAAGATGGTGGTACTCATGAAGTGGGTATGAAGTCATCAATGACAAAAGCTTACAACGAATATGCAAGAAAAGTCGGTTTGCTGAAAGAAAAAGATAAAAACCTCGAAGGTAGTGACTTCCGTGAAGGATTAGCAGCAGTGCTATCAATCCGCGTTCCGGAAAACTTATTACAATTTGAAGGGCAAACCAAAGAAAAACTCGGCACGCCAATGGCACGTAATGCAGTAGATAACGTTGTCGGAGAGCAAATGGGCTTTTATCTACAAGAAAATAGCGAAATGAGCCAACAATTGATCCGTAAAGCGATTAAAGCCCGTGAAGCTCGTGAGGCAGCTCGTAAAGCCCGTGAAGAAAGTCGAAATGGAAAAAAACGAAAAAAAGGGGAATCTCTTTTATCTGGAAAGCTAACACCAGCACAATCACGTAATCCTAAGAGAAATGAATTATATCTAGTCGAAGGAGATTCTGCCGGCGGCTCAGCGAAACAAGGTCGAGATAGAAAATTCCAAGCAATTTTACCTTTGCGAGGTAAAGTTTTAAATACTGAAAAAGCGAAGATGCAGGATATTTTGAAAAATGAAGAAATCAACACGATGATTTATACTATTGGTGCAGGTGTTGGTCCAGAATTTTCAATTGAAGACTGTAATTATGATAAAGTCATCATCATGACCGATGCGGATACCGATGGTGCCCACATCCAAGTCTTACTGTTAACCTTCTTTTACCGCTACATGAAACCATTGATCGAAGCTGGTAAAATCTACATTGCTTTACCGCCTCTTTATAAGGTGTCAAAAGGAATCGGCAAAAAAGCAGTAACAGAATACGCCTGGACAGATGAAGAATTATCTAACGTAACAGAGCAAGTCGGCAAAGGATATATGCTGCAACGATACAAAGGGTTGGGGGAGATGAACGCAGATCAGCTGTGGGAGACCACCATGGACCCTGAGACACGTACGTTGATCCGAGTGAGAATAGATGATGCAGCACAAGCAGAACGTCGTGTAACGACTCTAATGGGTGATAAAGTAGAACCTAGAAGAAAATGGATCGAACGTCATGTACAGTTCACATTAGAAGAAGATGGCAGTATTTTAGATAGAAAAGATGGCGAAACAGAAATTTCTCCATCCATTTCTAATGAAGTACTAGATGAAGAAAAAAAAGAAGAAACTGAGCGTAAAAATGCAGAAACAGAAGCAGCAGAAATCAGTTTATTCGATTTAGAGTAG
- a CDS encoding CoA-binding protein, which produces MPIENPSQEQIFDYLKQAKRIAVVGLSAKEDRTSYKIAKLLQEYGYEIIPVNPILAGQEILGEKVYEKLQDIPGQIDIVDIFRRSEFLPEVAQDFIETKAKVFWAQLGLESEEAAEMLKKAGRNAIIMNRCIKIELAEMPK; this is translated from the coding sequence ATGCCTATAGAAAATCCATCACAAGAACAAATTTTTGACTACTTAAAACAAGCCAAACGGATCGCAGTCGTTGGACTGAGCGCAAAAGAAGACCGCACAAGTTATAAAATTGCGAAATTACTACAAGAATATGGCTACGAAATCATTCCTGTAAACCCAATATTAGCTGGACAAGAAATCTTAGGTGAGAAAGTCTATGAAAAATTACAAGATATACCAGGCCAAATCGATATCGTGGATATTTTCCGTCGAAGTGAATTTTTACCTGAAGTCGCTCAAGATTTCATAGAAACAAAGGCAAAAGTTTTTTGGGCTCAATTAGGCTTAGAAAGTGAAGAAGCAGCTGAAATGTTGAAAAAAGCAGGAAGAAATGCTATTATAATGAATCGTTGCATCAAAATTGAATTAGCTGAAATGCCGAAATAG